ACTCCACTGCCGCCATCTCGTTTGGGCTGCTCGCAGCCGTCCTCGTTACCGCTGGACCATTGCGGGCGCAACTTCACTTTCCGTCGGATGATGCCATTCAGGCCATCCTGGATGGACAGGTCACTGCAAAGCGGACCGTTGGCCTGGTCATCGGTCTAATCGAGACCGACGGAACCCGGCGGATCTTCACGGCAGGGCAATCCGGCCATCCGGGGCTACCCTTGAATGGGAAGACCGTCTTCGAGATCGGCTCGATTACCAAGGTGTTCACCACGGGACTGCTGGCGGAGATGGTGAGCCGCAGCGAAGTCGAGCTGAGCGACCCGGTCCAGAAGTTCCTTCCCGCCGGCGTTACGATGCCATCGCGGAATGGACGGCAGATCACCCTCCGGGATCTCGCCATCGTCCACTCGGGATTGCCCGATATGCCAAGCACATTCAAGCCGGTCGACTCGAGCAACCCGTACGCTGGTTTCACCGTGAAGGAGATGTACGAGTTTCTCAGCGCCTACACGCTGCCGCGGGACATAGGTGCGCACTACGAGTACTCCGACCTGGGCATGGGATTGCTTGGTCATGTACTGGGGCTGCGGCATGGGATGGGCTATTTCCAGGCGATCTATGAACGGATCCTCCAGCCGCTTGGCATGCGTGACACGAGAATCGACCTGACGCCGTCGATGCAGACACGCCTTGCCCAGGGTCACGATGCTGACGGGACACCCGTGCCCACCTGGGATGCGCCGGCGCTGGAGGGTGCCGGCGCGCTGCGATCGACCGTGGATGACATGCTTCTCTTCCTTGCCGCCAGCACCCACCCGGCCTCTACGCCGTTAGGCAGGATCTTGGCCAGCACTCATGCTCCCCAGGCAGCGACCGGATTCCCGCACTTGTCCGTTGGCTTGGGCTGGCACCTGCTCACTCGCCCTTCAGGATCCATCGTCTGGCACAATGGCGGCACTGGCGGCTACCGGACCTTCCTGGGCTTCGATCCCGCTCGGAGGGTCGGAGTCGTCATCCTCAGCAACTCGGCCATCGGTGCCGACGACGTCGGTTTTCACCTGATCGACCCGACGTTTCCGCTATCCGAGCCAGCGACGCGCTTCTGAGACTCCACGAAGGTAGGGACCCCGAACGCCCGACGCCCGTCCATTCTCGAGCGTAAGATTCAGAGCGGGACGGCAACCTACCTTTCAACGGGGTACTTCACCCCGGCCGGCACCGAGGAGCGGTTGCCGGACCCTCTCTCGACAGGTTGAACCATGCCACGCCTTGCTCCCACTCGCTTCTCGCTGACCTTACTGGCCACCATCCTCGCGGGGTCCGGCGCACTGGAGGCCCAGCGACACTTCCCATCGGATGAAGCGATTCAGGCCATCTTGAACGAGCAGGTCACCGCCAAGCGGACGACGGGCCTAGTCCTTGGCCTGCTCGAGGCGGACGGCAGCCACCGGATCTTCACGGCCGGACGATCGGGCAACCCCTCGGTTGCGCTCAACGGGCAGACGGTCTTCGAGATCGGTTCGATTACCAAAGTCCTGACTACGGAACTGCTGGCTGAGATGGTGAGCCGGGGCGAGGTTGCGCTGAACGATCCGGTCCAGAAATTCCTCCCGGCCGGAGTTACGATGCCGACACGGAACGGGCGGCAGATCACGCTCCAGGACCTGGCCACCGTCAACTCCGGCCTGCCCGGCATGCCGAGCAACTTCAAGCCGGGTGACATGACCAATCCGTATGCCGACTATTCTGTGAATGAGATGTACGAGTTTCTGAGCAGCTACACCCTGCCGCGGGAGATTGGCGCGCAGTACGAGTACTCCAACCTCGGCATGGGACTGCTCGGCCATGTGCTGGCGCTGCGGCTGGGCAAGAGCTATTTCGACGCCATCGATGAGCGGATTCTGCAGCCGCTGGGCATGCGCGAAACCCGGATCGATCTCTCTGCCTCGATGCGAGCCCGCCTCGCTCCCGGCCACAACGCAGGGGGAAGCGCGGTTCCCAACTGGGACATTCCGACACTCGCGGGCGCGGGCGCCCTGCGATCGACGGTGGACGACATGCTCCGGTTCCTTGCCGCCAATGCCAACCCCGCGTCGACACCGTTAGGCAGGATCTTCGAGAGCACCCACGCGCCGCGGGCGTCGACCGGATCGCCCGCCATGTCGGTTGGACTGGGCTGGCACCTCCTCAACCGGCCGATCGGGCCCATCGTCTGGCACAATGGCGGCACGGGTGGCTACCGGGCGTTCCTGGGATTCGACCCGGCCAAACGAGTCGGCGTGGTCCTGCTCACCAACTCGGCCATTACCGCCGACGACGTTGGCTTCCATCTGATCGACCCGAAGTTTCTGCTCTCCAAGCCGCCAGTCGTTCGGACCGCTGTTGCCGTGGATCCGGCCACGCTGCCGCAGTACGCCGGGACCTACGCCTTGACGGCAGATTTCACTATCGTCGTCACGGTCGAACAGGGCGCACTCTGGCTCGAGCCGACCGGGCAGTCAAAATTCAAGGTTGCGGCATCGGCTGAGAACGAGTTCTTCCTGAATGAGGCGGATCTGACCATCCTGTTCATCAAAGACGGTAGCGGCACCGTCACCGGCCTTCGACTGACGCAGGGTGGCGCCGTCACACCAGCCAAGAAGATCAAGTAGCCTGCGACTGCAGCCTCGAGATCCTCGCCAACGCACTGCATCCTGACGCCCATCCGCTGCCAGCGCGCGTGGCTGCCCCAACCTGCGCAGCGCGCATCCGACGGCAGCCTGTCTAGGGCGCCGGCACCCGCGTTGCCGGGGTGCCGAAGCGGTCGCCGAAGAAGTCGCCTGGGCGCCAGGTGGGGCGACTGGACGCGTTGGCGACGCGTTCACCCACTCGAAAGGCGACTTCGGCATACTTGGCGCCCGATTCGTAGTGCATCGGCTGATCCAGATCGTCCTTCGGGGTGTGGTACACGGTGCCCAGCCAGTTCATCAGGATGGCGCCGCCATCGACGGTCGAGTCGCTGCTGCGAGTTCCGTTGACGAAGAACAAGGCGGGAACCCCCTTCTTGATGAAGGGATACTGATCGCTCCGGATAAAGAATGCCTGTTCGGGCATCAACTCGGTCTCGAGCTCGACGCCGGACGCATTGGCGGCCACGGCGGCATCATCAGCCAGGGTTGAATGCTCCGCTCCGAGAGCAACGATACTTCGGGTCGGGAACAGCATGTGGTTGCCATCCATATTGAGGTTGGCAACCACGGAACCAATCGGTACGGTCGGGTACTCGGCGTAGAACTCCGCACCGAGCAGGCCCTTCTCCTCTGCTGCGGTGGCGATGAACAGGATTGACCGCTTGGGCCGTTGCTTCCGCTCCGAAAACGCCCGGGCAACCTCCAGCAGCGCAGCAACCCCCGACGCATTGTCGATCGCGCCGTTGTAGATCGAATCACCGTTGAAGGCGGCACCAATACCGTCATGGTCGAGGTGCGCAGTATAGACCACATACTCCTCGGCAAGGACCGGATCCGAACCGGCCAGCTTGGCAACCACGTTGGGCGCGGTCAAATCGCGATGAAGGTTTGCCTTGCGTACATGAATCTCACCGGGGAGCGCGAACGCCTGCGGTTTGCCCTGCCGCGCGGTCTCCAGCACCGTGTTCCATGCTGCCGAGGATCCGAAGAGTCGGGCCGAAGCAGCCGGGCTCAGCACCACACCCGCCAGCAGCGAGGACACCTCCGCAGGAAGCGATCCGTCCGGCGCCAGCCAGACCATGCCGGTCCGGTGCGAGAGTCGCTCCATGAACGACCACGGCGCTGTCCGCTCGGCGTCCTCGGTCCAGAGGGTAATTACGCCGCGAGCCCCGCGCGCCACTGCTGTCTTGGTCTTCTCCGCACCGGAAAAGTGAGCCCGCGGATTGGGAGGCAGTGACGACGGCGCGCCGAACAGAACCACGACCACCTTGTCCTTTACATCGATGCTGGCGTAGTCGTCGTACTGGAATTCGGGCGCGCTGACCCCATAGCCGGCAAAGACCATCGCTCCTCCGAAGGTTGTCAGAGTGTCGCGTGGATCACTCGACGCTACGAAGTCGACACCAGGTGTCAGATTTGTTGCCCGCGGACCGGTGACCCGCACCGACGCGCTGCCGGGCACGAGACCCGTTTCCCGGAACCGAACGGGCTGGAGATAGCTGCCATCCGACATGCCTGGAGCCAGCCCATACCGCTTGAACTGCTCCGCCACGTAGGCTGCCGCCTTGTCATAGCCGCGGTGCCCGGTGCCGCGTCCCTCGAGCGAGTCGTGGGCGAGCACCGAGACATGCTGTCTGATCCCGTCAACCGAGATCATCGGCATATCGGAACGGCTCCCGGTGCTGCAGGCAGCGGAGAACAGAACGCTCAGCACCAGAATTGTGACACGCAGACGGGACATGGATTGACCTCGGGAGGGATGACGAACGGTACGAGCCCGTCGGTAGGGCGACAAGGGGCGGGTACCAAATCAGGGCGAAACTCCTAGTTTAGAGTCGCCAACGATCCGAGAAGGCATGGCGCCGCCTGAGCCCAAGCACCAAGCAGACGCTGTTCGAACCACTCCCCAGGGCAGTCCGCTGGTCGGCCGGCCAATCCATCAGGAAATTCCCTACGGGAGTGCCTGGAACGCGGTACGCCGCCTGGCTGATCAATCCGGGCTCGTCTTCCTCGACAGCGCGATGAGCCATCAGGAGGTCGGCCGATACAGCTTCGTCGCCGCCGATCCGGTTGCCACGATATCGAGCCTCGACGGGCTGCGGGACGCGATGGCCCGGTTCCCCCTGCAGCATGTCGAGGGCATTCCTCCCTTTCAAGGTGGCGCCGCAGGCTATCTGAGCTATGAGGCGGCGCGGTCGCTCGAGCCGCGGCTGGCCGAGCGCATGCCGCCGCCACAGATTCCGGCAGTCGACTTCCGGATCTACGACCGCGTCGTCGCCTTCGACCATCTGGAGGAGCGAGCCTTTGTTGTCTCGACCGGCTATCCCGAGCAGAATGAGACGGCCCGCGTGGCACGGGCTGCGCATCGCCTCGAGGAGCTGCTCCGCCAGCTGGGCGTCGTTGCCGCGCCAAGGTCGGGCCACGGGATCATCCGCAACTGGCGGTCCAGCTTTTCCCGGAGCGAGTACGAGGCCGCGGTTCGCCGAACCGTCGAGTACATCCTCGACGGCGACATCTTCCAGGCCAACATCACCCAACGCTTCTCGGCGCCAGTGCCAGACGGGTTTGATCCCCTGCGCTTCTACGAGACCCTTCGGCGACGCAATCCGGCGCCGTTTGCCGCGTACCTCGACTTTGGCGACGTCGTCGTGGCCTCGAGCTCGCCGGAGCGCCTGGTTCGTTTCGACGGGCTGACCGCGGAGGCCCGACCCATCAAAGGCACCCGCCGACGGGACCAGGATCCTGGCAAGGATGCGGAACACAAAGAAGCGCTGCTGGGCAGTCGCAAGGATCGCGCGGAGAACGTGATGATCGTCGACCTGCTGCGCAACGATCTGTCCCGCGTCTGCGACCCCGGTTCGATCGAAGTGCCCGTGCTATGCGGCCTCGAGTCCTATGCCTCGGTGCACCATCTCACGTCCGTGATCACCGGCCGGCTGGCAGCCGCCTACTCGGCCATCGATCTGGTCGACGCCGTGTTCCCGGGAGGGTCGATCACCGGCGCGCCCAAGCTCCGGGCAATGGAGATCATCGCCGAGCTCGAGCGAGCCCCGCGCAATCTGTACTGTGGCTCACTCGGCTACCTCGGCTTCTCGGGGCGAATGGATCTCAACATCTGCATTCGGACCGCGCTGTTCCACCAGGGAATTGCCACTGTCGAAACTGGCGGAGGCATCACGCGACGTTCGGATCCCGCAACCGAGTATGACGAATCGCTGGACAAGATTGCGCCGATCCTTCAGGCCTTCGAGGAGCCATGATCCTCGTCGTCGACAACTACGACAGCTTCGTCCACAACGTTAGCCGCTACCTCCACGAGCTGGGTGAAGAGACCATCACGGTGCGCAACGATGCGCTGGTCGGCGTGCCGGAGGGTACAACGGCAATCGTGCTGTCGCCGGGCCCCTGCACGCCCGACCTCGCCGGGATCTCGCTCGAACTCGTCCGGCGAATGTCCGGCCACCTGCCGATTCTGGGCATCTGTCTTGGCCATCAGTGTATTGGGCAGGCGTTCGGCGGGCGGGTCACGCGTGCGCGAGAGCCGCTTCATGGTGAAGCATCACCAGTGCGTCACACCGGCCGGGGCATTCTGCGCGGCTTACCGGATCGCTTCCAGGGTGGGCGTTACCACTCGCTGATCGTCGAACTTCCGGAGGCCTCGCCCCTCGATGTGACTGCCAGGTCCGACATCGGCGAGATCATGGCGATCGAGCACCGAGAGCATCCGACCTACGGCGTTCAGTTTCACCCCGAGTCCGTCCTGACGGAACATGGCCACGATCTGCTGCGGAACTTCCTGGCCTGTCGGCGTTGAGCGAACTGCTCGCCATTCGATACCAGCGCCGCACCGGCGCCCGAGACACCGGCTCCACACCGACTGCCATCGACACCAGGTGACGCCCCGACTCCGTTCCGTCCGGCGTCGGGACGGTCCACCCGGCGTGGCCCCGACGGGTCCTCAGGGTGTCCTTCGAGAGCGCACCAATGGCTCGAAGCAGGGTGACGAGCACGTCGCCCTGATCGGTCAGCTCATACTCGAAGAATCCGGGCAAGTCGAGCCGGAACCCCGCTCCGGGTTCCGCTGACGCCAGCCAGTCGTGGGCGGGAGCCGTCGGCAACCCAGCCTCGTCCGGCCATGAGGTGTCGAGCCTCCCGGCCTGCCGTCGTTCCGCACCAAACGGCGATCCGACCGCAACGCCATCTCTCAGGCCCAGGGGAAGTCGAAACCGCAAGCGAGCGTTCTCTGCCCAGTTGTCGAACTCGACCAGGATCCGCAGCGTCGGCTCGCCGGCATGGAGCGAGAGCAGAGTCCTGCCGCGAATCACACCGCCGCTTGCCGGCTCGACGGTCCAGGTCAGCTCCAGCGCACCGACCAGGGGCCCGGTGGCGATCTCTCGGACCGCGACGACCCGCGCCGTACGCAACCCGGCCCGGTCGATATCGGGCGTGTAGAGGTCGCCGCCGTCCGGCTCCGACTCGATCACGCCTATGCCGCGAACGATGCGGCCAGATCGAAGGTCGCGAATCATGATGCGACCGCGGCGATCGACGACCGCTTCGATCCGGTCGTTCCGAAGCGAGCGGGGCCTGGTGCGCACCGAGTCCGGAGCGGACGGCGGCCCTGGCGCCAGGCCGAGGCAGGCCGCCAGAACCATCGGCCGACCGGGAGGCAGGTCGCGGACGCGAAATGCGATCCACACCTCATCCACCAGATCGAGATCCGGGTAGTGCTCGAGAGCATCGACCCGTTCGGTCGACTCGGCAATCCGCATGACCTGGACTGGAACATCCTCCCCAGCCTGGGTGCGCAGGTGAAACGGCTGGTATCCGGATCCGATTCGCGGGACGCGGCCTCCGGGCGGACCGACCAGCACGTCGCGCCTGAACCAGGACGTTCTGGCCAGCACAACCCCTCTGAACGGCTCCGCACCTCCGTGCCACAGCACCAGCGCCGGGCGAGTTGATTCAGGGTGCCGTCGCGCAACGTCGGGATCGTAGCCGATCAGCCGATCGATGGCTGCAGTTGCGAGTTCCCGCGCAATCGTGGCTGCCGCATCGAGCCGGACCTGCTGTTCTCGTGCAACGCCGTCAGCCGCGCACCCTGCGATCGTGTCGTGGAACTGAGACTGTACCAGCAGTCGCCAGGCCTGATCCAGCAGGGCCGGCCGGGGCTGACCGGCTGGAGCGACCAGGGGCTCGACCACGTCGAGCAGCTTCGATTCGACCTCCGCATGGCGGCGCTT
This region of Gemmatimonadales bacterium genomic DNA includes:
- a CDS encoding beta-lactamase family protein, which produces MPSHSTAAISFGLLAAVLVTAGPLRAQLHFPSDDAIQAILDGQVTAKRTVGLVIGLIETDGTRRIFTAGQSGHPGLPLNGKTVFEIGSITKVFTTGLLAEMVSRSEVELSDPVQKFLPAGVTMPSRNGRQITLRDLAIVHSGLPDMPSTFKPVDSSNPYAGFTVKEMYEFLSAYTLPRDIGAHYEYSDLGMGLLGHVLGLRHGMGYFQAIYERILQPLGMRDTRIDLTPSMQTRLAQGHDADGTPVPTWDAPALEGAGALRSTVDDMLLFLAASTHPASTPLGRILASTHAPQAATGFPHLSVGLGWHLLTRPSGSIVWHNGGTGGYRTFLGFDPARRVGVVILSNSAIGADDVGFHLIDPTFPLSEPATRF
- a CDS encoding serine hydrolase, which codes for MPRLAPTRFSLTLLATILAGSGALEAQRHFPSDEAIQAILNEQVTAKRTTGLVLGLLEADGSHRIFTAGRSGNPSVALNGQTVFEIGSITKVLTTELLAEMVSRGEVALNDPVQKFLPAGVTMPTRNGRQITLQDLATVNSGLPGMPSNFKPGDMTNPYADYSVNEMYEFLSSYTLPREIGAQYEYSNLGMGLLGHVLALRLGKSYFDAIDERILQPLGMRETRIDLSASMRARLAPGHNAGGSAVPNWDIPTLAGAGALRSTVDDMLRFLAANANPASTPLGRIFESTHAPRASTGSPAMSVGLGWHLLNRPIGPIVWHNGGTGGYRAFLGFDPAKRVGVVLLTNSAITADDVGFHLIDPKFLLSKPPVVRTAVAVDPATLPQYAGTYALTADFTIVVTVEQGALWLEPTGQSKFKVAASAENEFFLNEADLTILFIKDGSGTVTGLRLTQGGAVTPAKKIK
- a CDS encoding M20/M25/M40 family metallo-hydrolase, translated to MSRLRVTILVLSVLFSAACSTGSRSDMPMISVDGIRQHVSVLAHDSLEGRGTGHRGYDKAAAYVAEQFKRYGLAPGMSDGSYLQPVRFRETGLVPGSASVRVTGPRATNLTPGVDFVASSDPRDTLTTFGGAMVFAGYGVSAPEFQYDDYASIDVKDKVVVVLFGAPSSLPPNPRAHFSGAEKTKTAVARGARGVITLWTEDAERTAPWSFMERLSHRTGMVWLAPDGSLPAEVSSLLAGVVLSPAASARLFGSSAAWNTVLETARQGKPQAFALPGEIHVRKANLHRDLTAPNVVAKLAGSDPVLAEEYVVYTAHLDHDGIGAAFNGDSIYNGAIDNASGVAALLEVARAFSERKQRPKRSILFIATAAEEKGLLGAEFYAEYPTVPIGSVVANLNMDGNHMLFPTRSIVALGAEHSTLADDAAVAANASGVELETELMPEQAFFIRSDQYPFIKKGVPALFFVNGTRSSDSTVDGGAILMNWLGTVYHTPKDDLDQPMHYESGAKYAEVAFRVGERVANASSRPTWRPGDFFGDRFGTPATRVPAP
- the pabB gene encoding aminodeoxychorismate synthase component I → MAPPEPKHQADAVRTTPQGSPLVGRPIHQEIPYGSAWNAVRRLADQSGLVFLDSAMSHQEVGRYSFVAADPVATISSLDGLRDAMARFPLQHVEGIPPFQGGAAGYLSYEAARSLEPRLAERMPPPQIPAVDFRIYDRVVAFDHLEERAFVVSTGYPEQNETARVARAAHRLEELLRQLGVVAAPRSGHGIIRNWRSSFSRSEYEAAVRRTVEYILDGDIFQANITQRFSAPVPDGFDPLRFYETLRRRNPAPFAAYLDFGDVVVASSSPERLVRFDGLTAEARPIKGTRRRDQDPGKDAEHKEALLGSRKDRAENVMIVDLLRNDLSRVCDPGSIEVPVLCGLESYASVHHLTSVITGRLAAAYSAIDLVDAVFPGGSITGAPKLRAMEIIAELERAPRNLYCGSLGYLGFSGRMDLNICIRTALFHQGIATVETGGGITRRSDPATEYDESLDKIAPILQAFEEP
- a CDS encoding aminodeoxychorismate/anthranilate synthase component II produces the protein MILVVDNYDSFVHNVSRYLHELGEETITVRNDALVGVPEGTTAIVLSPGPCTPDLAGISLELVRRMSGHLPILGICLGHQCIGQAFGGRVTRAREPLHGEASPVRHTGRGILRGLPDRFQGGRYHSLIVELPEASPLDVTARSDIGEIMAIEHREHPTYGVQFHPESVLTEHGHDLLRNFLACRR